A genomic region of Bernardetia sp. ABR2-2B contains the following coding sequences:
- a CDS encoding KpsF/GutQ family sugar-phosphate isomerase translates to MQFHLDSANEVFNLEIEALQNAKQQISITFDKAIELILSSKGKIVVTGVGKSGIIAHKISATFASTGTPSVFLNASEALHGDLGMVSKGDIVIMLSKSGTTIELVKMLPTLHKVGAKTIGIFSNTETRLAQNLDLLLDATVEREACPLNLAPMSSTTVSLVIGDALAAALIKARNFKETDFAVFHPAGQLGRNLLLTAADVMHSRENLPIVMAQNSLKEVVIVMTKYNLGAVCVCEKSMDESENNKLEGIITDGDVRRFLTHSDTLTAKAEEIMTKNPISLNPQMRLSEVLSVMENKKRQIYVAPVVDKENNCLGIVRMHDILSY, encoded by the coding sequence ATGCAATTCCACCTAGATTCAGCCAACGAAGTCTTTAATTTAGAAATTGAAGCTCTTCAAAATGCAAAACAACAAATTTCTATCACCTTTGACAAAGCTATTGAACTTATTCTCTCCTCAAAAGGAAAAATAGTAGTAACAGGCGTAGGCAAATCTGGAATTATTGCTCACAAAATTTCGGCTACTTTCGCAAGTACAGGAACGCCTTCTGTTTTTCTGAATGCTTCGGAAGCTCTTCATGGAGATTTAGGAATGGTATCAAAGGGCGATATTGTTATTATGCTTTCTAAAAGTGGAACTACCATTGAGCTTGTGAAAATGCTTCCAACGCTGCATAAAGTAGGCGCAAAAACAATCGGTATTTTTAGCAATACAGAAACTCGTCTTGCTCAAAACTTAGATTTACTTTTAGATGCAACTGTTGAGCGTGAAGCCTGTCCTCTGAACCTTGCACCGATGAGTAGCACAACGGTTTCGCTTGTCATTGGCGATGCGTTGGCTGCTGCACTTATAAAAGCACGAAACTTTAAAGAAACTGATTTTGCTGTCTTTCATCCTGCTGGTCAGCTTGGAAGAAATCTTTTACTAACGGCTGCTGACGTAATGCACAGTAGAGAAAATCTACCTATTGTTATGGCTCAAAATTCCCTCAAAGAGGTTGTCATTGTGATGACTAAGTATAATTTGGGTGCTGTTTGTGTTTGTGAAAAATCAATGGATGAATCAGAAAACAATAAACTAGAAGGAATAATTACAGATGGAGATGTGCGACGTTTTCTCACTCATTCAGATACATTGACAGCAAAAGCCGAGGAAATAATGACTAAAAATCCTATTTCATTAAATCCTCAAATGCGACTTTCAGAAGTTTTGAGTGTGATGGAAAATAAGAAGCGTCAGATTTATGTTGCGCCTGTCGTTGATAAGGAAAATAACTGTTTAGGAATCGTCAGAATGCATGATATTTTGAGTTATTGA
- a CDS encoding tetratricopeptide repeat protein, whose amino-acid sequence MRFCFIFFLVIGINFSIFAQSSQTVDELLKSARHEQSEQKLASSLRYYLQAVNKLEKQNDKEALFQVYTEIGIIYQNGGLHDKAIEYFTKSQEVISENSSSQAVVSMRLGESYLAQKDYSQAIAAYQNAKQIYQPQRKPYATIQALRQLITAYQANKDYQTALEANQEVLEMDRIIGDSAAVAATLNNIGYAHKFLGNYNKAITNFEQARKIEKKLGLEEDPITLTNTAIVYQNLSQYDNALRFLKQSIKLVETRNQPRELARLYNITAAIYYQLGDYHNAREYNELALAYAQKYQQREIAQDIHLTASQINQANNNYEDALKSYEKHLDIRDSLLLEERLKQQELLQQQFLIERTEKELQLYMVDEELKTAQLKEQELTLEKQNQELALLQQKQELQAQRLEKDALEKQRTKQELLIAQQELNAQKAAREVEDLQQKEINRKREVEKLEQQADLNKQTLARERAEAEKKQAEAKAEANIKEAEKEAQQKIFTIAAILSLLILLIIGFAFINSRKKNKALAEQKNQIESKNTELEQQTEEIQMQRDAVAHKNEEISELYLKVTDSVRYAQRIQDAILVPPAQVFTGFGKKTEGFVLFKPRDIVSGDFYWTTEKDNRIVLTAIDCTGHGVPGAFMSLIGNDLLNEIVNLRGITAPHEILNELHKGVQGTLKQQETENRDGMDMALCVYDKEKNILEFAGAKNPLLYIQDGQIQTIKGDKKPIGGKDFYEKDSFKTHTLDLNDSTAPKTFYMFSDGYQDQFGGVQGRKFMIKKLRNLLQEIHQKPMEEQHKILDETIVDWMKNEEQIDDILLMGFRIG is encoded by the coding sequence ATGCGTTTTTGTTTTATTTTTTTCTTGGTTATCGGAATCAACTTTTCTATTTTTGCTCAAAGTAGTCAAACAGTAGATGAGTTGCTGAAATCTGCACGTCATGAACAAAGTGAACAAAAACTTGCAAGTTCATTGCGTTATTATCTTCAAGCTGTCAATAAATTAGAAAAGCAAAATGATAAAGAAGCTCTTTTTCAAGTTTATACAGAAATTGGAATTATTTATCAAAATGGAGGTTTGCACGATAAAGCCATCGAATATTTTACTAAATCTCAAGAAGTAATTAGCGAAAATTCATCTTCTCAAGCTGTTGTTTCTATGCGATTAGGAGAATCTTATTTGGCTCAAAAAGATTATTCACAAGCTATTGCAGCCTATCAAAACGCAAAACAAATTTATCAGCCACAACGAAAGCCATATGCTACAATTCAAGCATTACGCCAATTAATCACGGCATATCAAGCTAATAAAGACTATCAAACAGCCTTAGAAGCAAATCAAGAGGTTTTGGAAATGGATAGAATCATCGGAGATTCGGCAGCTGTTGCAGCAACGCTTAATAATATTGGATATGCCCACAAATTTTTGGGAAATTATAATAAAGCAATTACTAATTTTGAACAAGCCAGAAAAATAGAAAAAAAATTAGGCTTAGAAGAAGACCCAATAACACTCACTAATACGGCTATTGTTTATCAAAACTTATCTCAATATGATAATGCCTTACGCTTTTTGAAGCAATCAATAAAACTCGTAGAAACAAGAAATCAACCTAGAGAGTTAGCACGTCTTTATAATATTACAGCAGCTATTTATTATCAATTAGGAGATTATCATAATGCAAGAGAATACAACGAACTTGCACTTGCCTATGCTCAAAAATACCAGCAACGTGAAATAGCTCAAGATATTCATCTAACAGCTTCACAGATTAATCAAGCTAATAATAACTATGAAGATGCGCTCAAATCATATGAAAAACACCTTGATATTCGTGATTCATTGCTTTTAGAAGAGCGTTTGAAGCAACAAGAACTTCTACAACAACAGTTTTTGATAGAACGAACTGAAAAAGAATTGCAGCTTTACATGGTAGATGAAGAACTCAAAACAGCACAACTAAAAGAACAAGAACTTACCTTAGAAAAGCAAAATCAAGAATTAGCTTTATTGCAACAAAAACAAGAGTTACAAGCACAACGATTAGAAAAAGATGCGTTAGAAAAACAGCGCACTAAACAAGAGTTATTGATTGCACAACAAGAACTTAATGCTCAAAAAGCAGCACGAGAAGTAGAAGACTTGCAACAAAAAGAAATAAACAGAAAACGAGAAGTAGAAAAATTAGAACAACAAGCTGACCTAAACAAACAAACTTTAGCACGAGAGAGAGCAGAGGCAGAAAAAAAACAAGCAGAAGCAAAAGCAGAAGCCAATATAAAAGAAGCAGAAAAAGAAGCACAGCAAAAAATATTTACCATTGCAGCTATTTTATCCTTATTAATCTTGCTAATTATTGGTTTTGCTTTTATCAATTCAAGAAAGAAAAATAAAGCCCTCGCAGAACAAAAAAATCAAATTGAATCTAAGAACACAGAGCTAGAACAACAAACTGAAGAAATCCAGATGCAGCGTGATGCTGTGGCACACAAAAATGAAGAAATTAGTGAACTTTATCTAAAAGTTACGGATAGTGTTCGGTATGCACAGCGTATTCAAGATGCAATTTTAGTTCCTCCTGCACAGGTTTTTACTGGTTTTGGTAAAAAAACAGAGGGTTTTGTCTTGTTCAAGCCTCGTGATATTGTAAGTGGAGATTTTTATTGGACAACTGAAAAAGACAACCGAATAGTTTTGACGGCTATTGACTGTACAGGACACGGTGTTCCAGGGGCATTTATGTCGCTTATTGGAAATGACTTGTTGAATGAAATTGTAAATTTAAGAGGAATTACTGCGCCTCATGAGATTCTTAATGAACTTCATAAAGGCGTTCAAGGTACGCTCAAACAACAAGAAACTGAAAACAGAGACGGAATGGATATGGCTCTATGTGTCTATGACAAAGAAAAAAACATACTAGAGTTTGCAGGAGCAAAAAACCCCCTTCTATATATTCAGGATGGACAAATACAAACCATAAAAGGAGATAAAAAACCAATTGGAGGAAAGGATTTTTACGAAAAAGACTCTTTCAAAACACATACCTTAGATTTGAATGATTCAACTGCTCCTAAAACTTTCTACATGTTTTCAGATGGTTATCAAGACCAATTTGGAGGAGTGCAGGGAAGAAAATTTATGATAAAAAAACTAAGAAATCTTTTACAAGAAATTCATCAAAAACCAATGGAAGAACAGCATAAAATACTAGATGAAACCATAGTAGATTGGATGAAAAATGAAGAACAAATTGATGATATTCTTTTGATGGGTTTTAGAATTGGTTAG
- a CDS encoding universal stress protein, whose product MKTLLVPTNFSVSSAKSLQYATLLAKEFGSKIIVHHTYPQNSPIHLLSDLENQLHVFVSEYDFERYTDSEHYLKIETSIQQGREKENIIKIIKKHDADILILSAKDRSQWEGIPFERLISQTLEQTLSSILIVPSEIEMQNSIKHVVFALSLDDGDADIIDSLLLFCEVLGAHLTCLHVSTSKEDMNLIAYQLNPLQETYSSISKKKMSFEINYNKSIQEGISNFLDKKPAQLLVMLTKERSFFEGLFHRSVSQGMSFQSKVPVMIVKL is encoded by the coding sequence ATGAAAACTCTACTCGTTCCAACTAACTTTTCTGTATCTTCTGCAAAATCATTGCAGTATGCTACGTTACTTGCAAAAGAGTTTGGTTCGAAAATAATTGTTCATCATACATATCCTCAAAACAGTCCGATTCATTTATTATCTGATTTGGAAAATCAACTTCACGTTTTTGTAAGTGAATATGATTTTGAGCGTTATACAGATTCAGAACATTATCTTAAAATAGAAACTTCTATTCAACAAGGAAGAGAAAAAGAAAATATCATCAAAATCATCAAAAAACACGATGCTGATATTTTGATTCTTTCTGCAAAAGACCGTTCACAATGGGAAGGAATCCCCTTCGAACGGCTTATCTCTCAAACTTTAGAACAAACGCTTTCTTCTATCCTAATTGTGCCTTCTGAAATTGAAATGCAAAATAGCATTAAACACGTTGTTTTTGCGCTTTCTTTAGATGATGGAGATGCTGATATTATAGATTCTTTGTTGCTCTTCTGTGAGGTATTAGGAGCGCACTTGACTTGCCTTCACGTTTCGACAAGCAAAGAAGATATGAATTTAATTGCTTATCAACTAAACCCTCTACAAGAAACTTACTCCTCTATTTCAAAGAAAAAAATGAGTTTTGAAATAAATTACAACAAAAGCATTCAGGAAGGAATCAGTAATTTCTTAGATAAAAAACCTGCTCAACTATTAGTTATGCTAACAAAAGAGCGTTCATTTTTTGAAGGTCTTTTTCATAGAAGTGTTTCTCAAGGAATGAGTTTTCAAAGCAAAGTACCTGTAATGATTGTGAAGTTGTAG
- a CDS encoding methyltransferase domain-containing protein, with product MKKYLVTCDYNLEELVIEEIKQNITEATEIKQFENFSHRVSFLVPNFDKEKNNSILQKILSLRSIHSVIELKGSFYLDKPTLENLKEKIMEIDLSELKTAKSFRASAERYGTHDFTSMEMAKHIGHTVIMRYKTPVSLTEYEYNLRVDVIGSFVFVGYQITDDTLAHRQGNYNKIERIFHHRAATKHTLAYHLLTLAGLQEGDSLLDCTCGGGTIILEAASMFGNKIKILAGDMHEKAIKGTKENLKLNNFDFVEVRELNARHLEETIEDYVEENGQLDKIVCNLPFGIQSAKQVNMRGLYDQFLSSANKILSKNGKIVVLTMRQGVFREVIFMIKKYKITKEYVTEAGGLYLHIFVIEKI from the coding sequence TTGAAAAAATATTTAGTAACCTGTGATTATAATTTAGAAGAATTAGTCATAGAAGAAATAAAACAAAACATAACAGAGGCAACAGAAATAAAACAGTTTGAAAATTTTTCTCATCGTGTTTCTTTTCTTGTTCCTAATTTTGATAAAGAAAAAAATAATTCTATTCTCCAAAAGATTCTTTCTCTTAGAAGTATTCATTCTGTCATAGAACTAAAAGGAAGTTTTTATTTAGATAAGCCAACTTTGGAAAATCTAAAAGAAAAAATAATGGAAATAGATTTGTCAGAACTCAAAACAGCAAAATCATTTCGTGCAAGTGCAGAACGTTATGGAACACATGATTTTACGTCAATGGAAATGGCAAAACATATCGGACATACTGTAATTATGCGTTATAAAACACCTGTTTCTTTGACTGAATATGAATATAACTTGAGAGTTGATGTAATTGGAAGTTTTGTTTTTGTAGGTTATCAAATAACTGATGATACTCTGGCTCATAGACAAGGAAATTATAATAAAATTGAGCGAATTTTTCATCACAGAGCAGCCACAAAACACACTCTAGCTTATCATCTACTTACTTTGGCAGGACTTCAAGAAGGAGATTCTTTACTGGATTGTACTTGTGGAGGTGGAACAATTATTTTAGAGGCTGCAAGTATGTTTGGAAATAAAATCAAGATTTTGGCTGGAGATATGCACGAGAAAGCAATTAAAGGAACAAAAGAAAATCTGAAACTAAATAATTTTGATTTTGTAGAAGTAAGGGAGCTAAATGCTCGTCATTTAGAGGAAACAATTGAAGATTACGTGGAGGAAAATGGGCAACTAGATAAAATTGTCTGTAATTTGCCTTTCGGAATACAGTCTGCCAAGCAAGTAAATATGCGAGGGCTTTACGACCAGTTTTTGAGTTCAGCTAATAAAATTTTATCTAAAAATGGAAAAATAGTTGTCTTGACAATGAGGCAAGGCGTTTTTAGAGAAGTTATTTTTATGATAAAAAAGTATAAAATCACAAAAGAATATGTAACTGAAGCAGGAGGTTTGTATCTTCATATTTTTGTAATAGAAAAAATTTAA
- a CDS encoding LptF/LptG family permease, producing MFKKIDKLVAHSFFGLFFLTFSVVLFILLMVFMSKYFEDLVGKGLGAEVFAELFFYFSLTLVPQALPLAILLASLMAFGNMGEHNELTAVKGCGISLIRILMPVGLFAVFMTGVAYVFNDSIVPEVNLKAYRLLYDVRQKEPTLDFPEGSFYNGLPGWSIRIGEKVKGTDSLKDLIIYDHRSARGNTDVIIADKGLMINKQDEQVLQFHIENGYHYSEQLTNGGRDKNAFMRDKFEQATFNFDLSFLQMNETSEELFQQNRYMMTVSQLDAEADSLLQDAREVEEENASRARSYFDYTFFVEFERERLEQRAEREKIKAEQEKAKLDSINQNTLSKDSLKIQEDNSNSNSDSSGLITDTKQQEALDSIKRLNPEDNIDTTNSFSSTENFSNNNSQNQIMREALRVNDKPAIIPNALDGLDTIDWKNLPDTITVANQNFTAKSSDVILERALTKVRNMRSFAKTNGERIERFEYNSRRALLEKNKRFSLAVSCFIMFLIGAPLGAIIKKGGLGVPVLISIVFFILFYIMTITGDKWAREEIVSIFMGSWAANILLSIFGVIFLLQARADSRLFEIDAYVVLFGKIKKIFVKEKKIEKKS from the coding sequence ATGTTCAAAAAAATAGATAAACTGGTCGCTCATTCCTTTTTTGGGCTTTTCTTTCTTACTTTTTCAGTAGTTTTATTTATTCTACTGATGGTTTTTATGTCCAAATATTTTGAAGATTTGGTAGGTAAAGGTTTGGGAGCAGAAGTTTTTGCAGAGCTTTTTTTCTATTTTTCACTTACTCTTGTTCCACAGGCATTGCCATTGGCTATCCTTTTGGCTTCCTTGATGGCGTTTGGGAATATGGGAGAGCATAATGAACTGACTGCCGTAAAAGGGTGTGGTATTTCACTGATTAGAATACTTATGCCTGTTGGGCTTTTTGCTGTTTTCATGACAGGAGTAGCTTATGTTTTTAATGATAGTATTGTTCCAGAAGTGAATTTGAAAGCTTATCGTTTGCTTTATGATGTTAGGCAAAAAGAACCTACTTTAGATTTTCCAGAAGGTTCTTTCTATAATGGTTTGCCCGGTTGGAGTATAAGAATAGGAGAAAAAGTAAAAGGAACAGATAGCTTAAAAGATTTGATTATCTATGACCACCGAAGCGCAAGAGGAAATACAGATGTCATTATTGCTGACAAAGGTTTGATGATAAATAAGCAAGATGAGCAAGTTTTGCAGTTTCATATAGAAAATGGCTATCATTATTCCGAACAGCTTACCAATGGAGGAAGAGACAAAAATGCTTTTATGAGAGATAAATTTGAACAAGCAACATTCAATTTTGACTTGTCTTTCTTACAAATGAATGAAACTTCAGAAGAGTTATTTCAGCAAAATAGATATATGATGACTGTTTCTCAACTTGATGCAGAAGCAGATTCTCTACTACAAGACGCTAGAGAAGTAGAAGAGGAAAATGCAAGCCGAGCAAGAAGTTATTTTGATTATACTTTTTTTGTAGAATTTGAGAGAGAAAGATTAGAACAACGAGCCGAACGAGAAAAAATAAAGGCTGAACAAGAAAAAGCAAAACTAGATTCTATAAATCAAAATACTTTATCAAAAGATTCATTAAAAATTCAAGAAGATAATTCTAACAGTAATTCAGATAGTTCAGGTTTGATAACAGATACTAAGCAACAAGAAGCGTTAGATTCTATCAAAAGACTCAATCCAGAGGATAATATAGATACAACTAATTCTTTCTCTTCTACTGAAAATTTTTCAAACAATAACTCTCAGAACCAAATAATGCGAGAGGCATTGAGAGTAAATGACAAACCTGCAATCATTCCTAATGCCTTAGATGGACTAGATACGATTGATTGGAAAAACCTCCCTGATACCATTACGGTAGCTAATCAAAATTTTACAGCAAAGAGTAGTGATGTGATATTAGAAAGAGCTCTAACAAAAGTTAGAAACATGCGCTCATTTGCCAAAACAAACGGAGAACGAATCGAACGTTTTGAGTATAACTCAAGAAGAGCTTTATTAGAAAAAAATAAACGCTTTTCTCTTGCTGTGTCTTGTTTTATTATGTTTTTGATAGGTGCGCCACTTGGAGCAATTATTAAAAAAGGAGGACTGGGAGTTCCTGTTCTGATTTCAATTGTCTTTTTTATCTTATTTTATATCATGACAATTACAGGCGATAAGTGGGCAAGAGAGGAAATTGTTTCTATTTTCATGGGTTCTTGGGCTGCAAATATATTACTCTCAATTTTTGGAGTTATATTTCTATTACAAGCAAGAGCAGATTCAAGGCTTTTTGAAATAGATGCTTATGTAGTTCTTTTTGGAAAAATCAAAAAAATATTTGTAAAAGAAAAAAAGATAGAGAAAAAGTCATAA